Sequence from the Streptomyces peucetius genome:
GCCACAGGGTGACACGGCCCCGTGGCGCGCGGCCGAGGTTCGGCTCGCGTGGCGCTGAGCGGCCGCCCGGCGGGCCGTGGCCGCAGCTGTCCGACGATCGACGACAAGGAGTCCGCGATGCGTGTCGCCCTGTTCCTGACCTGCGTCAACGACACGCTCTACCCGGACACGGGGCGGGCCGTGGTGAAGCTGCTGACCAGACTGGGGGTGGACGTCGACTTCCCGATGGGCCAGACCTGTTGCGGCCAGGCGCACTACAACACCGGCTACCGGCACGAGGCGGAGCCGCTCGCCCGGCGTTTCGCGGACGTGTTCCGCGACTACGAGGCGATCGTCACGCCCTCGGGGTCGTGCGGCGCGATGGTGCGGGAGCTGTACCCGCGCATGGGCGAGCGGGCGCGGGCCGAAGGGCGCGGGGACACACTCGCGGCCGCCGTGGCACCCGTGGTGCCGAAGACGTACGAACTCACCGAATTCCTGGTGGACGTGCTCGGTGTGACGGACGTCGGGGCCCATTACCCGCACCGGGTGACGTACCACCCGACCTGTCACGGGCTGCGCGGCCTCGGCCTGGGCGACCGTCCCCGGCGGCTGCTGGAGGCCGTCAAGGGGCTGGAACTGGTGGAGCTGCCGGGCGCGGAGGAGTGCTGCGGCTTCGGCGGCACGTTCGCAGTGAAGAACGCCGACGTCTCGGCGGCGATGGGCGCCGACAAGGTGCGCAGCGCCGAGTCGACCGGCGCCGCCGTGCTTTGCGCGGCCGACAATTCCTGTCTGATGCACATCGGCGGGACGATGGCCCGGCTGAGGACGGGCATGCGGCCCGTCCACCTCGCGGAGATCCTGGCGAGCACGGAAGAGGACCCCATGGGAGAGGAGCCCGTCGCATGAGCGGCACCTTCGTCGGCATGCCGGCCTTCCCGGAGGCCGCGCAGCGGGCCGTCCACGACCGCACCCTGCGCGGCAACCTGCGTCACGCCACCCACACGATCCGCGCGAAACGGGCGAACGCCGTGGCGGAGGTGTCCGACTGGGCCGGACTGCGGGAGGCGGGCCGGCAGATCAAGGATCACA
This genomic interval carries:
- a CDS encoding (Fe-S)-binding protein, with translation MRVALFLTCVNDTLYPDTGRAVVKLLTRLGVDVDFPMGQTCCGQAHYNTGYRHEAEPLARRFADVFRDYEAIVTPSGSCGAMVRELYPRMGERARAEGRGDTLAAAVAPVVPKTYELTEFLVDVLGVTDVGAHYPHRVTYHPTCHGLRGLGLGDRPRRLLEAVKGLELVELPGAEECCGFGGTFAVKNADVSAAMGADKVRSAESTGAAVLCAADNSCLMHIGGTMARLRTGMRPVHLAEILASTEEDPMGEEPVA